TGggagggtgcttgtgctcacaGTGAAGTTGCAACACTTCCTTGGTTACATCTGCTTGTACATGAGAAATATTTAGGGAACCACAGTTTCTCAAGTGTTAACATTTCTTTTCAAAGTGTAGAAGAATATTTAAGTAGTCTTGCAGGATAAAGACTTAATACATTCTAGACTGTAAATCTTCTTTGTAAAAACtacttccatttttttccttgtataaAATACAAATCTCAGTTGTGAAACCCAAAGATGAATAAAGCTCTATAAAGGGAAGGTTCTTAAATTGCATTTATTAAAACTTAAGCACATTTCAACACTTTTGACACAGGGCTTCAGTAGACAGGGTGTTGGGTTCCTGTGAGGGTTTGCAGCCCAAAGCTGCCCTTGGGTCAGGTGGAgatcctgggctgtgctgggggtgggactgagggatggggcaggagctggagtgaTTGAGTGTTGGCTGTGAGCctcagtggggctcagctgCATTTGAGATTTCAGGGTTTGTGTGTGCTCATGAGCCAGGAGACAAACTGCAATGTACTCTGACTCAGCTGGAGAGAAATAACCAACAAACCAATGGGGTAATGACACAACACTTGAGCAGGCAAAATGTTACTTGTTTCTTGGTAAAAGTCTTTTTCACCAGGTAAACTGAAACTTTGATTGCAGACCCATCTGTGACTTAGAACACGTCAGGGCTGTTCCAGAAAGCAATTGCAAGTTGCAAAAAAAGGGTGATCACAATATCACTGACTCATATTTTGatcaaaatatcaaaatatgACTGAGCCTTCAGAGGTTTCACACTGTTCTGGACATGGCTCACAGCAAGGCAAACTCCTGGGATTGGAGCCCAGCATTTGCTGAGGCTCTTCTGTAAATGAATATCCAGGTAGAGTTTGATGACTCCATCTCTGTGTGGCTgcttttcccaggcagcacaATGGGATGATCATTGCCTTGGCTGCagttccagcccagctgcaaaGGGCAGGAACAGAAGAGAACTGGAGTGGCACCTGTGCTGCATTAGTTGACCTTTATTGAAGTTATTAGGGAGGAGGCACAGAAGGGGTAAGGGTTTGAGGGAGGAGGTGGCCCTGCTTGTCACTTTTTCCTTAGAGGGCACAAAGCTTCCTGGTTGGATTTTATTAAAAGAAGCTGTGAGGTCATTTCCAAATACAGAGAATTAAGACattttagaaaaattatttagacACAACTTGTGCTATTTGCACAAGGGCCCCTGAGACATCTGAAGGGGTTGCAGAAGGCACTGAAAGCAACTCATCCTTTCTGCTTGCTTACACTCTCCTTCCTTCAGCTTCAAGCTGTGCCTGTTCTCCCCTGGAACTTCCCCAGGCCGTCACTCAGGGTCTCTTTTCCTTGAGTCATACTCAGTTGTCCCTTGAGAAATCTGCCACAGTTCCAGCTGAGGCAGTTTACAGCCAGACAAAGCTTTCAGCTACCCAGCTGCATGCTTCCACATGGAAAGAGGATGAATGTCCTCAAGGAGCATGACTGGGGACAAGCAGAGGAGGCAGCTGCTTCACAAACACAGGGGTCCTGGCCAAAAGAGACCTGAGCAATGTCACCCCACAGAAAGATGTGGAGTTCCtgtctgggcctgcagcaggaggagggcaAAGGGGAGAGCTCCATGAGTGTGTGATACAAGTGAGCACCTGGCTTGCTTTCACATGGAAcagagcaaaggaaaaattCAGCCATAGGAAGAGTGGATGTCATGGCAGTGGTCTGAGGACAGCAGAAAAATGTGAGAAATAGCAAAAAGACAGGAACAAAACCCCTGTGAAGCTGTAACTgaacaaaaaaatcacctcAGAAGAGCAGTAGCATCTGAATGGATGAAAAGAGCTGAAGGTGCCCTTCAGGATCATGGCTGAGctgagagcccagcagcagggacacaggacaTGAGAAGCAGCAATCCAGCAAGCCATGAAGAATGCTGATTTAGCaaaacacagagcagggcagagcaccagggagagcacagagagCTTGCCCTGAGGCTACACAGCTTCAGCAATGGGCAAAGAGAACAGGGGATGTGGTTTGCTGTCCTTCAAATAAAGGAGACTAAAGAGGCTTTTGCTATGAAGGGAAGGGACTGGAAAGCAGGAAAAGAGTGGAAATGaacctttaaaatttttaaagagtGCTATGAAGCTAGATACAGTCATCTAGTACAAAGGCAGTGtaattttaattcttacagTAGATGTTAAAGTACCTTTATGggattattttcattaaaatcttAATAACAAATGGTTTTAAAATAGGACAGCTGCTTTGTGACAAAGAATGGCTATCCTTAATTGGCAGCATGAGACCCAGAACCACCAGCAGGCAACATAAACTGCTTGAATTTCAAGTCCTGTTGGGTCTGGAAACAGGGTACAAAACTACAGTAAATGCTGTTTCTAGATGAGCAcactattaaaataaaattagacaTCATGGGGATTGCTACATCCCACTCTACTGTGCAGCCTGCACCTACCCACAGCTTCCCTTTCCTTCAGAACCTCCAGGACATTCATCTCACAAGGAAAAGCTGAATATCTAAGAGTAAAAAGATCATCTTGCACAATGCAGACAAGGCTAAATGTAGCCACACCATTGCTCATATACCTCACCATCAGTTTCTCTCATCTAGGAACAATTGCATTTCACCAGTAATTCTTCCTGAAAGCAAAGCCCTGGTACATTTTTGGAGCAGCACTTTTTTACTATGCACAAGTGTTACTTGATTCCTTTTACACCTTCCAGCTGTACTGTATAGTAGCAGAAGGatggaggaagatgaggagcaAAAACAACACTTAAAGTCCTGCGGCTGCCAGGGCCGGGCGCCGCCGCTGCAGGGGAGTGGCCAGGCAGCCACAGCCGCCGGGCCATCAGCCTCATCAGCAGCTGGTTGGACCAGGTTATCCCAAGGGCTGGAGTGACTCTGCTGCCCGCTACCCTGGAAGGGAAGTATGACACATTTCTGCATGCATGGATTTCACAGGAAATACCTTCTGTTGTAACCAAACTGCACTAGAAGGCATCGTGTATTGTTTTTCTAAGATATACTGAAAACTGTGGGTCTTTGAAGACAGAGGTGACAGGGTTACTCACAAAACTTAGGTTCTCCCTGTGGCAAGGAAACAGCCGGAGGAGAAGTGATTCTGTACAAACAGCTGCCATTCTTTCAACTACAGCTAGGGGGGAATACCTGCCTCCATCTGGACAGGCCTCTCTTGCAACAGGAAAACCACACGAGAAAAATGGTTGAACTTTTAATATCTGAAGTGTGTAACTGTTGGCCTTGGATTCCATTTGCAGGTATATTTAGAAATGGTGGGTAAACAGAAGACTGCATTTGTGTGACTTTCAACTCAAGGTTTCCTGGAAAAAGTGCAATTTCTCcagtaaaataaatacaagataaccagggaaaaataataattgaacCTTATTCTTGTTCTGTGCTAGTTCCAGAATCTGAAGAACAGAGTGAACTTTTCACAAACACCCATTTATGTAGCACCCAATTTATGCAGTAAATCAAGGTTATAGTTAGGATTCAAACAACAAATACGTACATTTGAATCCTGTTAATATCTTGGTATCAGAAGATactattttgggttttttcttagcTTACTAACACAGCCAGCTGCTAGGGTTTGGTTGCTGTATTTTTTAAGCAGACAGGAGGTGCATGCAGTTACATCAGAGACAAGATGCAGAAATACTCTTGTGTCAGCAGGTACTCAGGCCATTAACTCCAGAGAATTTTTCCTGCTAACTTGTGATCAGGGATTAAATGTAAATGTGTATGACAGTTTCTTCCCCTTCACAGTACAAGCTAGTGCTGATCTCCAGCAAATCCAGCATTGCTGGGTAAATGCCCCAGTGCTCCTCACATGACTTTATAGCCTACCCTGGAGTGACAAAGATCAGAATGgttcagagctgctgtgtttgacATTGTCACTCTGTGTGGGTGACTCACCTGCAACTGCACTGAGCAGCTTCTGACTCACTCACTGCATCCGTCACCTGGAGCACAAAAACAGATTTGCAGCTGACCTGGCGTTCTGGGTTTGTATTCAGCAAGCAcgagggcagggaagggaaccAAGGCAAGAAAATCCAAGTTATCAGAGCATATATTAAGCCAAGTTAGAAAACACTTATTCTTTCAAGGCAAACTAAGATGGATTTGGGAATCACAAGCTGAGTTTGTAGTGTTAGAACTACTTAGCAAGGTACAGCTTACATTAATTAAATTACTACTAGATGGATGCCTTGtttgttaaaaaataaacccaaaccacaAACAAATCCCCCACATTCACAAAACTGTTCCAGTGCTGTAGCTGGAGAAAAAAAGTACAAAAGCCCAGATCTCCCAAAAGTGCCCTGTTCTCAATGATTTCACTACCTCTGAAGTTTCTCTGTGGCCTGCCTGCACATTGACTTACCCCTTCCAAGGCCACACTGGAGTGTGAATGCTTCACCTCTGGCATTCAGATGCTCCCTCAACTTGTGAGCAGACTAAGAGCAGTGTCTTGCCTTGTTTTCTCAAAAGAAACCTCTTTGTGACCAGTGTCATTGTGAGCTTGTTTTGGTCCAGCTCAAGTCAGTGCATGCACTTTAGTGCTTCAGTAATCTCAGCAATCACACAAAAGTGCTGAGTTccacagaaatgcagcaaagtcCCTGGTGCTTCACTGTCTCCTGGAATATAactgcctgcagagctcccagagcAATCCTCCTGACAATGGCATTTGAAGCCAGTGGTAAGAACTCTGTTATTTTCCTTTGATGCTCTGTGCAGTTGCTACATCTACCTATTTCTGTTAGCTTTAGTGGACAACTTTTGAGAGCATTAACTTTTGTCATTATATTGCAAAGGTTCCATATTGTTGTGTCCTTATTGCAAgggtttcatacctccttgacGCTTCTTGTAGGCAGTTCCTCtaagcacagactccttctcaCATTAGCCAACCaactccagttcccctctcaACCAGccaacccactcttttatagtaCTCTTCtcattggctacagctgtggcctgttaaagtcaggcctgttcctaatctccaataattggctcagctgcaactccttaggggtaagattactttctatactacctttattttcttatattctatctcCCTACAATTAACAGCCTATAAAAGTTTAAGTAATAAACTTTGAGTAGTTAACATTTACTAAAGTACATCAGTTTAAGGAAGCTTCAGTTTCCATCAGTCATCAACTGACGGTGGTAAATACAGCACCATGAAATCTGCATTTACACAGATTGTTCCATCACCCTCCAGCCATTTAGCAAGCAGTCCCTACAGATAAGAAGCCATGGGATACCATACCTGGTTAATGCACACGATGGGAGTCCTGAACCTGGTGCTCAAGCTGTGCAGCTGAGCCCCAAAGGCCTGCAGGTATCGAGCCTTCAGGGCAGCGTCAGCCGGGCCGAACTCGGCGCGGAACAGCGCGGCCATGGAGTCGATGAGCACGAGGCGCGCCATGCCccgggccagcagcagggacagcctcCTTGTCAGGCACTGCTGGAACGTGTcctgccacacacacacacagggacagtgacacagggcaAAGAGCCCTGCTGGACATCAGGAGACTGAGCTACAGCAACCACTGCACATGAGCTCAGGGAGTTCTGAATCATGAAGGCAGCTGGTAGatctctgagtctcaccagtaaCCACATCTGGTGGTTGTACTGAGGAACAGACAAAACTGCAACCTGCATTTACCTGCAGCTCTGACTTCACTGATACTTTTAAATCTCAAACGTGTGGCACTACACTCCTAAACTGATCTGTTTTCAGAGTTATTTAATGTTAaggggttggaatggaccttcaAAATCATCCAGTCCCAAccccctaccatgggcagggacacctcccaccacaCCAGGTTGCACAGAGCCACATCCGGCCTGGCCTTAAACACTGCCcgagatggggcatccacagtttctctgagcAACCTCTTCCAGTATCTCAACACCtccacagtaaagaatttcttcctaatatctaaatttcccctctttcagtttgtacCCTTGCCCTGTCCACATGTCCTGAcagagtccctctccagcctccctgcaGCTTCTTCAGACACTGGAAGGCTCCTGTGAGGTCCCCATAGGAGCgaccttttcttctccaggctgaacagccccaactttCTCAGCCTACCTGGGGAAGGAGTGGTTCTCACTGAAACACTCAGGACATGAGACTATCTTAAAGTGTTCCAAACCAGTTACAAACTGTGCTGCTCTAATGACCTTAGCAGTAAAATACTGCCTCAAATCCACATTGATCAAGAGTCTTAGAAACATTCTTTGTGCTACTACTTACCAGGTCTGCTACCTGCTCAACGAAAATATTGTTTCCAAATCTGATCTTCTGTATGATTTCAGCTGGAACATCTGCACGCAGCTTGTGCTGTTGGTCTATGAGCTGCTGCAAACGTTTGCTTGGGAAAACATCTTCTGTACAAATGTAGACAGCTCCTGT
The Agelaius phoeniceus isolate bAgePho1 chromosome 6, bAgePho1.hap1, whole genome shotgun sequence DNA segment above includes these coding regions:
- the XRCC3 gene encoding DNA repair protein XRCC3 codes for the protein MDWDQFDLNPKTIAALKKADIKSVKEILNLSGADLQRLMKLSSADIQCLLKTVSHTLRRSSMVTALQLYQDKDHFTSQHQKLSLGCSVLDSLLKGGIPLVGITELAGESSAGKTQISLQLCLCVQYPYKYGGLESGAVYICTEDVFPSKRLQQLIDQQHKLRADVPAEIIQKIRFGNNIFVEQVADLDTFQQCLTRRLSLLLARGMARLVLIDSMAALFRAEFGPADAALKARYLQAFGAQLHSLSTRFRTPIVCINQVTDAVSESEAAQCSCRVAGSRVTPALGITWSNQLLMRLMARRLWLPGHSPAAAAPGPGSRRTLSVVFAPHLPPSFCYYTVQLEGVKGIK